One Staphylococcus ratti DNA segment encodes these proteins:
- the gtfA gene encoding accessory Sec system glycosyltransferase GtfA gives MTIYNINFGISWASSGVEYAQSYRAKLLRGLNYPLKFVFLDFINAENIQTLTENIGFKDDEVIWLYQYFTDIPIAPTSYTVEKIKSDVHEPIIREETDGKVHRLFLNEQQTFITCYLKEVGTHIVDRAEFVIDGKLVRKDFYSYVRIFSEYYAPHNNTAKLYMRTFYNEDGSVAYSEYIDGETNLYSFKDKKLYSRQAFIAYFMEQLNLTSEDIVILDRASEVGQALLQHKGKSKMGVVVHAEHFSVHATDDAHVLWNNYYEYQFMNSREIDFYITATDLQNQILSAQFQKYHHVSPKVYTIPVGSIHELKRPQHARRPYAMISASRLANEKHIDWLVRAAIIAKKEVPELQFDIYGEGAVKGTLETLIQTHHAQDYIHLKGHVHLEEVYQNYQLFVSASTSEGFGLTLLEAVGSGLGMIGFDVNYGNPTFIRDGINGYLIPVNAKEEASEDIVKRYAERIVQYFNDGPTAPHEASYKVAQPFLTPEIQQKWKKLIEEVAHD, from the coding sequence GTGACAATTTATAATATCAATTTTGGAATTAGTTGGGCGAGTAGTGGCGTTGAATATGCGCAAAGTTATCGTGCCAAATTATTAAGAGGGCTGAATTATCCACTAAAGTTTGTTTTTTTAGATTTTATTAATGCTGAAAACATTCAAACTTTAACTGAAAATATTGGTTTTAAAGATGATGAAGTGATTTGGCTGTATCAATACTTTACGGACATTCCGATTGCACCCACAAGTTATACAGTGGAAAAAATAAAAAGCGATGTGCATGAACCAATTATCCGAGAAGAAACGGATGGCAAAGTACATCGATTGTTTTTAAATGAACAACAAACGTTTATTACCTGTTATTTAAAAGAGGTTGGAACGCATATTGTCGACCGTGCAGAATTTGTCATAGATGGTAAGCTTGTGCGCAAAGATTTTTACAGTTACGTACGTATTTTTTCAGAATACTATGCCCCACACAATAACACAGCTAAGCTTTATATGAGAACGTTTTACAATGAAGATGGTTCAGTGGCATACAGCGAGTATATCGATGGTGAAACAAATCTGTATAGCTTTAAAGATAAGAAGTTATACAGTCGCCAAGCATTTATTGCGTATTTTATGGAACAATTGAATTTAACGTCAGAAGACATTGTGATTTTAGATCGTGCGAGTGAAGTAGGTCAAGCGCTGTTGCAACATAAGGGGAAAAGTAAAATGGGCGTTGTGGTACATGCGGAACATTTTAGTGTGCATGCAACGGATGACGCACACGTATTATGGAATAACTATTATGAGTATCAATTTATGAATAGTCGAGAAATCGATTTTTATATTACAGCAACAGACTTGCAAAACCAAATTTTAAGTGCACAATTTCAAAAGTACCATCACGTTTCACCGAAAGTGTACACGATTCCAGTAGGGAGTATACATGAGCTTAAGCGACCTCAGCATGCGCGACGACCTTATGCGATGATAAGTGCTTCACGTTTAGCGAATGAAAAACATATCGATTGGCTTGTACGTGCTGCAATCATCGCTAAAAAAGAAGTTCCAGAACTGCAATTTGATATTTACGGGGAGGGTGCTGTCAAAGGCACGCTTGAAACGTTGATTCAAACGCATCACGCCCAAGATTATATTCATTTGAAAGGGCATGTGCATTTGGAAGAGGTGTACCAAAACTATCAATTGTTTGTATCTGCCTCAACGAGCGAAGGTTTTGGCTTAACATTGTTAGAAGCAGTAGGGTCAGGTCTCGGGATGATTGGGTTTGATGTGAATTATGGAAATCCGACTTTCATCCGAGACGGTATCAATGGTTACCTTATCCCGGTGAATGCTAAAGAAGAAGCATCTGAAGATATTGTGAAGCGCTATGCGGAGCGGATTGTTCAATACTTTAATGATGGCCCTACCGCACCACACGAAGCCTCTTATAAAGTGGCCCAACCGTTTTTAACGCCAGAAATACAACAAAAATGGAAAAAATTAATAGAAGAGGTGGCACATGATTAG
- the secA2 gene encoding accessory Sec system translocase SecA2 — translation MKYSMTSTINAMRLKRLHKILKQVNHYSDAFSKLTDEALQAKTAEFKKAIQDGATLTALLPEAYAVLREASRRILGMYPKDVQVLGAIVLHEGNIAEMQTGEGKTLTATMPLYLNALTGKGAYLITTNDYLARRDYEEMKPLFEWLGLTIALGFVDIPDYEYLPGEKKTIYSHDIIYTTNGRLGFDYLIDNLADGKEGKFLPSLNFGIIDEADSIILDSAQTPLVISGAPRVQSNLFQIVKAFVETLEASVHFQMKKTKKEIWLTDEGIEAANAYFGVDNIYDKRYFDLVRNINLALRAHHLFESNFDYFVYNGEVVLIDRITGRMLPGTKLQAGLHQAIEAKENVELSRDMSVMATITFQNLFRQFNAFSGMSATSKLGEKEFFDLYSKIVVQIPTDKPIARKDYEDRVFKNAEEKNRAILQRVQTLYETKRPVLLITRTAEVAEYFSMMLFEMDIPNNLLIAQNVAKEAQMISEAGQLGAVTVATSMAGRGTDIKLDNAVKALGGLAVSISEHMENSRVDRQLRGRSGRQGDPGSSQIYISLEDYLVERWGKGNMLNNKKLQQVDGEALQNSRLFQKRVQNTVARAQRVSEEQSVIQREMANEYEKSISIQRELIYQERDRVLDLWDTGDLDLTQLARDVFRRDYRKEVLDSEAELVNYIYKNVSFQFKEDMSDLSLNQEQAVVTFLVQLFEKALHRQKSALNNPYFYSRFVQKAILKAIDSHWIQQVDHLQQLKSSVQNRQNGQRNAIFEYHRVALESFEVMSTEIKGHIIRNLCQSVTTFDKEGKLVVHFPN, via the coding sequence ATGAAATATAGTATGACTAGCACGATTAATGCGATGCGTTTGAAGCGCCTTCATAAAATTTTAAAACAAGTGAATCATTATAGCGACGCATTTTCAAAACTAACAGATGAAGCACTTCAAGCGAAGACAGCTGAATTTAAAAAAGCCATACAAGACGGTGCTACTTTAACGGCGTTATTGCCTGAAGCTTACGCCGTTTTACGTGAAGCGAGTCGTCGCATATTAGGGATGTATCCTAAAGACGTGCAAGTGCTTGGTGCGATTGTGTTACATGAAGGCAATATCGCAGAAATGCAAACAGGTGAGGGAAAGACGTTAACGGCAACAATGCCTTTGTATCTTAATGCATTAACAGGCAAAGGGGCTTATCTTATTACAACGAATGATTATCTTGCGCGTCGAGATTATGAAGAAATGAAACCGTTGTTTGAGTGGCTAGGTTTGACGATTGCATTAGGTTTTGTAGATATTCCAGATTATGAATATTTACCTGGCGAAAAGAAAACGATTTATAGTCACGATATTATTTACACGACAAATGGACGTTTAGGGTTTGATTACTTGATTGATAACTTAGCTGACGGCAAAGAAGGTAAATTTTTACCGTCACTTAATTTTGGAATTATTGATGAAGCGGATTCGATTATTTTAGATTCTGCACAAACCCCTCTCGTCATTTCTGGTGCGCCACGTGTTCAATCAAATTTGTTTCAAATTGTCAAAGCGTTCGTCGAGACGTTAGAAGCATCCGTACATTTTCAAATGAAAAAAACAAAAAAAGAGATTTGGCTGACAGATGAAGGTATAGAAGCGGCAAATGCTTATTTTGGCGTCGATAATATTTATGACAAGCGCTATTTCGACCTAGTACGTAATATTAATCTAGCATTGCGTGCGCATCACTTATTTGAATCTAACTTCGATTATTTTGTTTACAATGGCGAAGTGGTACTTATTGATCGCATTACGGGTCGAATGTTGCCAGGTACCAAGCTTCAAGCGGGTTTACATCAAGCGATTGAAGCAAAAGAGAATGTAGAATTGTCTCGAGACATGAGTGTGATGGCGACGATTACGTTTCAAAATTTATTCCGTCAGTTTAATGCTTTTTCTGGGATGTCAGCTACAAGTAAGTTGGGTGAAAAGGAATTTTTCGACTTATATTCTAAAATAGTAGTTCAAATCCCAACAGATAAACCGATTGCGCGTAAGGATTATGAAGATCGCGTATTTAAAAACGCAGAAGAGAAAAATAGAGCGATTTTACAGCGCGTTCAAACCTTATATGAGACAAAGCGCCCGGTACTCCTTATTACGCGAACAGCAGAAGTTGCAGAATATTTTTCAATGATGCTTTTTGAAATGGATATTCCAAACAATTTATTAATTGCACAGAACGTAGCTAAAGAAGCGCAAATGATTTCTGAAGCAGGTCAACTTGGAGCAGTGACAGTTGCGACAAGTATGGCAGGACGAGGTACAGATATTAAGCTCGATAATGCTGTGAAGGCGCTCGGAGGTCTTGCAGTAAGTATAAGTGAACATATGGAAAATAGTCGTGTCGACCGTCAATTGCGAGGGCGTTCGGGGAGACAAGGTGATCCAGGTTCCTCTCAAATTTATATTTCATTAGAAGATTATTTGGTAGAACGTTGGGGCAAAGGCAACATGTTGAATAATAAGAAATTACAACAAGTTGATGGAGAGGCGCTTCAAAATAGCCGTCTTTTTCAAAAGCGAGTTCAGAATACGGTAGCACGTGCACAACGCGTATCTGAAGAACAGAGTGTCATACAACGTGAAATGGCGAATGAATATGAAAAAAGTATCAGTATACAACGTGAATTGATTTATCAAGAGCGTGATCGTGTACTCGACCTCTGGGATACAGGGGATTTAGACTTAACACAACTGGCACGAGATGTTTTTCGTCGTGATTATCGTAAAGAGGTATTAGACTCGGAAGCGGAACTTGTGAATTATATCTATAAAAATGTGAGCTTTCAATTTAAAGAAGATATGAGTGATTTATCGTTGAATCAAGAACAAGCTGTCGTGACGTTTCTTGTCCAATTATTTGAAAAGGCATTGCATCGACAAAAAAGCGCATTGAATAACCCTTATTTTTATTCTCGGTTTGTTCAAAAAGCAATTTTGAAAGCGATAGACAGTCATTGGATTCAGCAAGTTGATCATTTACAACAACTCAAAAGTAGCGTTCAAAACCGTCAAAATGGTCAACGTAACGCTATTTTCGAATATCATCGCGTCGCATTAGAATCTTTTGAAGTGATGAGCACAGAGATTAAAGGGCATATCATTCGTAATCTTTGTCAAAGTGTGACCACATTTGATAAAGAAGGTAAGCTCGTAGTACATTTCCCAAATTAA